The Arvicola amphibius chromosome 6, mArvAmp1.2, whole genome shotgun sequence DNA window AAGGCACACGAAGGTGCAGGAGGACTAACAGCAACTTGCAAACCACACTGCAAGGAGAGAGGGAATCTAGATTCCTGATCTGGATTGATTAGGTGACAGGGAGTCTTTTCTCTAAGTTTGAAGCTCAGGCAAAAGTTGGGCCtattccctgctgcccagactctGACACAGAAGTGTGGGTGACCAATCCCAGAGCCATGCCTGGCAGGGCTgagtcttcctctctgtcctaaGTTTGTGACACCTCCTTGTAAAGTGTCAAGCCATCTTTTTGGAAGGAAGGTGTGAAAAGGAAGACAGTTCCACAGAGGCAAACTACTAATTCAGATTCAGCAGGATTTTCTACAGCACTGAATGATGACCAGAAAAAGAGGTGTCCAGCCCAGTTAAAACTCATGCCTGCCCACACTCAGTGGGATGTCCAAATAGCTCAGAACCACAAGGAAACACCGTGGATGGCCTTAGCAGGCCTCCCTAGCTCAGCAGTCTCAGTCCTGACTCCTGCTCACTACCTCACCCTCAGTCTGCGTTATGTAACCTGCAGACAGGAGTTTGGAAACTCTTCTACTGCCCGTCTGCTGATAGAGCTGAGCCAGTGGCTGGCAGGGGTATAATCTAATAGGCGCAACTGGAAACAAATTCGCAGCCTCCTGTCTGAGCCCAGAGACTGtacaaagaaacaaatactcGCTCCGTTCCCCTCCTCCTCGCCGCTGGCCTAACTCTGTGCTGACCTCACTCAACAGGCACCTGACCTCCCAGATGAGGTGGGAGGGGCTTTAGTACAGCATGGTAGGGTGGAGGTACAGGCACTAACAATATTTAAGATGCTGCTTTGGTGGGGCATTCAGACTTGGGAAGGAAAGTACTCGGACACCCACTGAGGTCCTCTTCAGAACTTTAGCTTTGAGAAAGGCTAAGAAAGTGCAGAGAAAGGAGACCcctaggaaggaagaaaactgctAGTGTGAGTTAAAAACTCAGCTTCCCGCATCTTCACAGACTCCACTAGGTACAGACTCTACAGGAGACGTCTCAACAGTCCTCTGGACAATGCTACGGAAGACCTGGTTATGCATTATCATTGTGGCCTTTGTCAGCCACCCAGTGTGGCTGCAGAAGCCTCCTAAGCGCAAGACACCTGCGCAGCTCAAAGCAGCTGTGTGCTGCGAGGAGATGAGGGAGCTCAAAGCCCAGGTTGCCAACCTCAGCACTCTGCTAGGTGAGCTGAGCAAGAAGCAGGAGAGTGACTGGGTCAGTGTGGTCATGCAGGTGATGGAGCTGGAAAGCAGCAGCAAGCGCATGGAGGCTCGGCTCGCAGTGGCCGAGGGCAAGTACTCAGAGATGAACAACCAGATCGATATCATGCAGCTGCAGGCGGCTCAGACAGTTACGCAGACCTCGGCAGGTAAGTGCTGTCCATGTGCTCCTCGCCTTATCCCCAATGAGGTCTCCTGGCCCCAGCACTGCTTCTGGATGTCCTGCTCAacaggacaactttggggagccTTTGGGGGGTGCATTATCGTTAAAGGTTCACTTTGTACTCATTGGGGGTTAGTGATGTCCTGCAAGGTTAGCCAAGACCTACCAGTTTCtctctgagacaaagtcttatgtagcccaggctggcttcaagctcactaTATATATAGCCTAGGCAGGCCCTGGACTCTGGATCCTGCTGCCTGAGCCGCCCAAgcactggaattgcaggcatgaaGTATCATGCCTGGCTCCATCCAGGCCATCTGAATCACATAAAATTTCAGCAAATGAGGAGTCTGAACTCCCCTTTGAAGCGTGAAGTCTGCCCAAAGTCACACAAGGTTAGTGTGGCCCTGCTATACTTCCGGGCTCTGACAGATGCAAAGAAGCAGGAACGAATAGTAGACGGTAGCAGCTGTGCTATGGATGCTAAGTTTCACCCCATACAGTGCTTGCGCATCCTCAGGACTGCGTGCACAGAGGTAGCAAATGCCACCTAGCTCATCTCAGTGCAGACACAGCCTGAACCTTTGACCGACACCTTTGTGCTCAAGAAAGGACAGACACCCTGATATTCTACAGTTCTATTTTCCCCATGTTTGCTAATAAAACTCCCCCAAATAACACaaaacataagcaaatgtaatgCTGAAACGCCGATCTTTAGTGGCTGAAAACAAGGCACATGcaggaaaataatatttcagcTTTTGGTTAGCTTGGCACAGGCAGGCCAATAAATGAATCTGCTGTTCAGAGATAAATCTAATTTTCTGATGCTATTGGAAAACATTTGGAATGAGTATATCCTATAGGTGAAGTATTTCACTTGATTTATAATGCTGGGCGCATTACAAACCAAATCAAGAAGATATGATTGGCTTTCGGCGAGTAAGACCCTGGCTACCCCTTGGTTCAGACAAATAAAAAGTTTTGCCCAAAATTAAGCCTTAAAAGTCGTTAgctaattaaacaaatatataaacctGTTTCAAAGCATGAACCTTGTGATCCTCGGTTTGGGAACCCAAAGATAGGTGTTCTCATTTACCAGACAAGCGAGCCTTCATTTAGTCTGTGAGATGAAACTGCTCACGCGGAAgaacaagccagatgcagaggctGTGCCACTTCTTGCTACTGAAGTCTCCTGGGAGGGCAGGTGTACCTCACTTCCCCTTCCCCAATATGGCCTGTGCGAAAACAGGAACTTTGGGAGCTCCCGCTTCCACCTGTGCCAGCAGGTACCAAGGAAAAAGTCCCAAGACAGGGAGCAGGAAGTGACTCCTTCATAGCCAGACTCCCCTAGAAAGTCCCCAGACCGGGAGCAGGAAGTGTCTCCTTCATAGCCAGACTCCCCTAGAAGCAGCTGCTTCTTTGAAGCCCTGCTCTGTTATTCACAACAAGGACCTAAAACCCAGCACAGAGCAGCCTCAAAGCAGCCAAGGAAGCTTTTAAATCAAGCCCAAGGGGAAGTGGGAATGTCTCATTTCCTTGTTTATCAAAACTTGCACGGAACTGTCCCAATAGGCTCCTTGgagttttggttttcatttgaaCATGTAGCAATGTGAGATTGGGGAGGGGATAAGATTTCAAATCTGTCTCCCTAATTCACAGTAGCAATTACCTGAGAAACAACAAACCAAGAAACAGCAGTCCTCTGTGGTATTTGCAACTTAGCCCCTGGCTGAGGTCCCACCCAAGAAGCCTGAAGCTACTCACAGGGCAGCTGTCAAATGGCCTTCACAGGCCACAGCATTTCAGTTTCAGGGTCCGGCTACAACAGGGCGTCTTACCTGCCCTGCCCTGGAGCTTCCCTTGGCACAGGTGAGGGCCTTCCTATTCCACTGCTTTATAACCAAGGAAGCCCAAACATGCCCCCCAGTCGTGACACCTGCTTCTACTCATGGGCACCTTTCGGTAGAattaaaatcttgtttttaatCCAGTTCGGATGCAGCAGGCATGCCCTCCCATCCCTAGGGCCCAAATCCCTGTTCACTCTGGGTGTCCCCCACAGATGCCATCTATGACTGCTACTCCCTCTACCAGAAGAACTACCGCATCTCTGGAGTGTACAAGCTTCCTCCTGATGAGTTCCTGGGCAGCCCTGAGCTGGAGGTGAGGTCGCTACTGCCATGTCCTACCCTTTGTCCTTAAaggtctggtctacagacagagAGACTCAGAGAAACAATGGACCCATGGTGGAGCTGTGAGAGTGCCCAGTTTATGGGATTTTCCCCTCCAGATTCCAGCCATCTGCTTATTTTCAAATCACCAGTCAAAATGTTAACTCTAATTCCTACCAACACATTACTAGCTCACACTTCCGGCAAAGTCCTAGAACAACTGCTCTCTAGGAGAGGAGACATTAGAAGAAGGCACGCTGAAGAACCTCATTCTTCCGTTTAAGCTGTGTTCTCCTGATGCCCCCCTCCATTTACATCCTCAAGCTAACCACCACAGTGCCCCAGGCCCTCCACACTGGAGCAATATTTCTGCTACAGTGTGCAGAGGCCATAGACCGACTGCTTGACCCTGTAGGTTCAGCACACAGGTGGGGGAGTCTGTCCTCAAGCTCCTACCCCTGCCCAGAGGATCTTCTGTTTCAGGTGTTCTGTGATATGGAAACTTCAGGCGGAGGCTGGACCATCATCCAGAGACGCAAGAGTGGCCTTGTCTCCTTCTACCAAGACTGGAGACAGTATAAGCAGGGCTTTGGCAGCATCCGAGGAGACTTCTGGCTAGGGAATGAACACATCCACCGGCTCACCAGACAGCCAACACGGCTCCGTGTGGAGCTGGAGGTAAGCGTGAGCTGTGAGGCCCTGAGGGTTCGGAAGCCACCACCATGGTCCGCTTACATTAGGTCTGGACGGCCACTGCTGCAGCTTCCCTGAAGCTTCGGTACAGCTGAGGAagattttttcttcttcctacctCTCAGCAAAGTTAAACTACTGCTGACCCAGACCTGGGGAGACGCAGGCCACAACAGGGTAAACCATAGAGAGATAGAAACACATGCCTCTGCCTGGGATCTTTTTAAGTACAAATCTCAGgaatgctgggtggtggcactCTAGAAGCTTCAAGTACAATGTCCCTACTTGCTCCGATAGCATCTCAGAGGgagatttaaaacaaaagtccAACAGACATGAAGGGGCACAGAAAGAACAATCCAGGTCATATGGTGAGTCCAGACCCATGTTTGGTCTCAGACCTGTGTTTGCTAGCTTCCAGATAACAGGGTCAACTGTAACAGTCTTAACAGAGTTCCATCATGAAGGAGACATTTGGCTATGGAactagagagagaggaaggattcaGGGTCTGTCGAAACGAAGTCCTTTACAGCTTCCCTAAGACTCTGCTCCTCCTTGCCAGGACTGGGAGGGCAACACACGCTACGCAGAGTACAGCCACTTTGCGTTGGGCAATGAGCCGAACAGCTACCGCCTCTTCCTGGGGAACTACAGTGGCAACGTGGGGAAGGATGCCCTCCTCTACCACAACAACACAGTCTTCAGCACCAAGGACAAGGACAACGACAACTGCTTGGACAAGTGTGCACAGCTCCGTAAAGGTGAGGCCTGGGAGACTGGGACGAAGTTTGGGGCCCCGCAGTCCCGCTGAGAACAAGCAGTGAACTACATCTGTGCTCTGGCTGTGGCGGTCCCTTTGCTGCCAGCTTTAATGCCATCAGTCAGCCACAGCCTAGGGAGCCATCCCAGCCTACTAGCCTCATCTGTTTCTCATGCCAGGTGGCTACTGGTACAACTGCTGCACAGACTCCAACCTCAATGGGGTGTACTACCGCCTGGGGGAGCACAAGAAACATATGGATGGCATCACTTGGTACGGCTGGCATGGAGCCAACTACTCACTCAAACGAGTGGAGATGAAGATCCGTCCAGAAGACTTCAAGCCCTAAGAGAAGGCTGCTGCAAAGCAGAGCTATTGGAGTGAGGCACGTGGAAGGCTGAGCGAGGCAGAGCAGGATGGGAGGAGAGTAGGAAGGGAATGGTCTATCATCTTCAACAAAAAGCCACTCTCTAAGGAGCCCGAGAGAACTTTTTCTGTGCCACCAATgtgagcacatgtaca harbors:
- the Angptl7 gene encoding angiopoietin-related protein 7 yields the protein MLRKTWLCIIIVAFVSHPVWLQKPPKRKTPAQLKAAVCCEEMRELKAQVANLSTLLGELSKKQESDWVSVVMQVMELESSSKRMEARLAVAEGKYSEMNNQIDIMQLQAAQTVTQTSADAIYDCYSLYQKNYRISGVYKLPPDEFLGSPELEVFCDMETSGGGWTIIQRRKSGLVSFYQDWRQYKQGFGSIRGDFWLGNEHIHRLTRQPTRLRVELEDWEGNTRYAEYSHFALGNEPNSYRLFLGNYSGNVGKDALLYHNNTVFSTKDKDNDNCLDKCAQLRKGGYWYNCCTDSNLNGVYYRLGEHKKHMDGITWYGWHGANYSLKRVEMKIRPEDFKP